The window ctgtttcagacactatacttatgcatgtgtgtttgccttgtacatttatgaacatttattcgaGATGCGCAACCAGCAAATGtgctgacaacaacaacaaaaaaacacgtGCTGAGTTTCCAGAGCACAAGGAAACGTGGGCGTTCCCTTGCTACTGATTTCCTTCCCGTCACCCATCATTCTCGGCACCCCGCCTCCTCCGAGAGTCTTTCGCTGCTCCCTCCTCtaaccagcaggagaaagtgcCCGGATCAGTCCTAATACGGGCAACTCGGGAAGGGGACAGGCGCATCAGCTGGGCGTGTAACGCGAGCTTGTGCGCTTTTGGAGGCGGCCGTCTCAGCGAACCCCGGGATCCACGTGTAGCACCCAAGGAGGACCTGCCTCaatcagcaacagcagcagcagtaaaagtTGGGACACCCCGCTCCCCAAACATGCAGGTGAGCTGCTCTGAGCTGTATCCTCCCTTCGGAGGGCGAAAGTAACGCACACAGGCGCGCACCTGCCGGGAGACCCCTTTGCGTAATGTGGGATCGCTTTATCTGGGGAAGGGGGAACGGGGCTGGGGACGCGAATGGGGCATAGCCCGGTCTGGGCAGGTCCAGGAAGGATCCCTGCCCACGGTAGCTGAAACCCGGAAGATCAGCTCGCTTTCTGCTTCCCGTGTGCTCGGTTGCAAAGACGACACGCGGTGGTTCTTCCTGTCGGGGAAGGAAAGGcctccgtgccccccccccccgctccatccCGTCGGCTTTCTTCTTTTCGCGAGCATGCGCCCCAGGCTGCGTTGCATTTGCTGGTTGCAGGAGAAGAAACGGAGGCGagcaggggggcggggagggtGTTCTTTCAAACACAGGAGGTGGGGAAGCCTGAGTGATATGTAGCAGCCCTGCTTTCCAATGGTATGATAACTGTGACATCACTTACACGTTCTTTGTGAATGGTCGCTGTTAATACTGTATAATGGTCACAGTTAgtacatttcatttccctctgctctCATTGTTTACAACACACACCAATCCCATGTCTATTTATACAAGCAACTCAGGATAttgcttcatgcatctgatgatgTGGATTTTAGTCCACAAACTGCTTATGCCataatagttttttgttttttttaaaaaatggcataatgctgtttgttcttttctgttttgtttcttccttttttgctgTGACAGGCTAATCCCACTACCCTCCGGACACTAGTTTATTGTAGTCCTGCGCACTTGTATGAAATCCAAAACTTTACTTGCTTTTTCCCCAGTacgtatttgttttatttaagcaGCTTGAGCCTTTTTCTACTGGAAAGTGGAATTGAGATGGATCTTaaaaatgtttactcagaaaaaaagcccactgatttcagtgataCTTCTTCCCACATATATACGCATTGGATTGAAGCCTGCATACTTTTGTAGAATACGTTTTGTATAGTGTTCGTTGGAATCCTGGAAAAAAGCCACAGTGACCAGCAtggctccagatgttgtggactataaCTTCGTGCTGGCTAGGACTGGTGAGAGTTGCAGTTCAGAACAACTGGAGGGTTAAGTTTGTTCAGTGCCAAACTTGGGGTTTGATAGTCAAGGTGCTGGAGGTATGAATGACAGTTGTAagcagtgggtttttttgggggggaggttagGAATGAGGGGCTGGCACTTGTATCTCGATAAAACACGGTTAGCAAAAAAAGGATGTGACAGTACTCCAAACTGGTTGGTAGGCCTGGCCgatatctgattttcaacatcaCGATAGATTACCAGCTAAACaatgtgatatactgatatatcacaatgtctgaaataaggataatgtctgaaataaggatggctGTGTAGAGGCTGGCTTCACACGTCGgctttcccacattgtgattttctCATAGCGcccgtgtgcacacacacacacacacaccacgattCAAATTATATTGCCAGTTTTAAaactatgaaaccaatatcacaatatggacttcaaaccagtttggggCAATATATTGATACTAACTACTAGTACTAACTACTACTACTGGTGggtgctactaacatgagtttgaccaaactgcgggaggcagtggaagacaggagtgcctggcgtgctctggtccatggagtcacaaagagtcggacatgactaaacaacaacaactggtgggTACCATCACAAAAAAGCCCCCACTACTTGTAAGTTTGGGCTCTGACAATTTTATGTGCTTTAGGATCCTAATGCGGACACAGAGTGGAATGACATCTTACGTAAAAAAGGCATCCTTCCTCCAAAAGAAAAGCTGAAAGAGCAAGAACAAgctgaagaggaaagggagcagcAGTTAATCCAGCAAAAATCTGTTGGTAAGCCCTTCATCTGATTTAATGTGATGCTTCTGTAATATACCTTGCCTGTCACCAGAATATATCAACCTATACAGAGCAGACAATGGCCTCATTGTGCACTCATTGCATTTTGAGGTATGGGTAGCCTTCGAGAAAGGAGTTTGGTGCTTCCTCGCCCCCTCTGTGACCTTGAAAAATATTGAGGTTAGTCCTtacagagcatcatattgagctaTGAGGACACTCAAAGAGACATATAGAACCTCCAGGGCTTCTGGGAAATCATAAGGCTTGCTTTGGGGGACTACCAGGTGAAATCCTTACAACCCGGGTGGGCATTAGGGTTTTAATCCCACAGGGAAGGACAATTGATGAAACAGAGTCTGGATCCAGATTTCTTGTTCAGTGATAGACTACGAACCTAGCAGAGGTATAAAGTGAATTGTTCTTGCGCTTTTTGTTACACTTTGGTTTCATTGTAAATCAGTTTAAATTATTGTAAAttatagcttttttatttttcagcagtTTATTTTTCTGCAGGACCCACCAATGCTCACTGTGGGATGCAACAAGTGTGCAAACAGGGATAGAATCGTGAATAGATACTTTAAAATATAGATGGATAAATTTCTCTTGGCAACTCTAATGGGTTGATCTAAAACTGTGGGCCTGCGTTGCAACGCTTCCCCTCACATCAGGGGCACAGAACCTCAGGCCTCGGGGGCAAATGTAAACCTTCATATCTCTCTGCCCAGCCTTTCAGAATCTCCTTCAAGCCCTGCCTCCTCAGGCCATGCTCTCTCTTCCCAAGCCTCAACCTTCATTGGATCTGATGCACCCCCTCCTCTAGTGCTTTTGGGATGAGTCCTTGAACTGCCTAGATGTGTATATGGAGGGGGAATGTAGAAACTGCATGGCCAGGATGTATTCTACTGCTCACCTACTTTctttgatgattttattatttataccccgcccatctggctgctttTCCATATGCCTCTGATTCCACTCTGGCTCCTACACATCAGTGGCATGCAGATCTCACAATGCTGTTCTATAAGCAATGCAACCCCCTCGTTCTCAggaaggtctctccccccccacacactaccTGCTTTACATCATCTTATGTGCCTGCAGGTCTGTTTGTGGGAATTAGCGTGATAGCTTCCAAAGTGCCTTGGTAAAGAAAATGCTTCTCTTTGGAGAGATTTCTTTGACCTTGTGGGGTGCTCTTTGGATcattagaaaatattttattggacaAGAGTGCATCCCTTGGTTTGGACTAATTGCCTTCCATATTTCACGTCATTTAGAAAGTTAACTGATGATAGCTGCCTAAAATAAGAGCTTAGCCTACTCAGCGGGAGCTGCAGCCTTGTAACAAATGATAACTCCCAGGATGTAAGTTACGGAAGCAGAGTTGCTGAGATAGTTCCTGGATATTGTGAGGATCTGGATTTAAGATGGAATTCACTTCTCTTTTGTAGCATCTAGCAAATTTGTATCTTGGTTTTTTTATTGTGCAGAATGTTTATCTCGACAAACATGAGGTAGATACTCCTTGCCGTATAATACTTTAATTGGTTCTTAATTACCAAGATCTCTCGTTTGGAAATTAATTATTTGCATGATGAAAGagattctgttgttgttatttattaattttttcttgCCCAGGACAGCAAACACAATGATAAAGTAATTAAACAactaaaacatataaaaacatttctaAGACTGTTATCAACCTTGTGTACCCATTCAGAGCTCCAGTAATGGTTGGCTTTTATTCTGTGCCATACTGATGATCTTGCATTTCTTACAAACAGTGAAAACATATGAAGACATGACCCTAGAAGAACTTGAAGAAAATGAAGATGAATTCAGTGAGGATGATGAACGTGCTATGGAAATGTACAGGTTAGAGCACTCTGTCCAAGACCCACAAACATGCTTGCCAGTTAAGCACTGGTGTGTACATTTTTTGTTCCAGTGAGAGCAGGTAGTTTGGGAGAACCCCAAGCTTGGAGCAGTATGAGGACTCTCCCTGATGCCATGCTGACTTGAGAAGAATCGGAGAAAGCAAGGGCTCGCCTTCATACTGCATTGAACCTCTAAGACACTTGAAAAGCCATGTGacattttgctgttttctttgggTCCATGGCTCAGCAGAATGGGAGGTagcccccatctctctccctgcaATGGCTCATCCCCAGTTGGAGGAGATGGGCAAAAACAGGTTGAGCTAGCCAGGAAGGCCAGCTAGGATTTATTGACCCCTGCAATAGATAAGAGAATTAATGAAATCTGCAAGACCCAccccctggttttcctccagTTTTAGCCAAATCAGGCCGCCTCTTGGTAGCTCTCTAAAAAAACTGTAGCTGAAAGGGCTATCACAAAAAATAAGAGGACTCAAATTCTGCCTGGAGGATCAAAGGTTAGAAGTTTAGACAGCATATTCGCAGTGGCAATAGGATTCGtttgataacttctcatctctgtaTTTAGCGTTATCTTAGGTTATTAGTGTTTACTGTGTTAAATGCAGTTTCTAAAATGAATTCTTTAAAACATCTGACCTTGCAAATTACAGTTCAGTTCTAAAGATCGCTATGTACGCCTCTAGCAATCAACATCTGCAAAACGAATATTGTGCTTAGAAATGATAAGTGCCCAGTTTTTAGCAACGGCTCAGTACTGCAGGTTTGTCAATACTGTTGTGGTTTCTCTGCTCTCACCTGCTTTTTCAGACTGTAAATCAATAGAATAGTGTGATATTGACATTCACCGATGATCCCACTAATTCCACTAATCCTTCCTGTATTCATGAGGAGCTTGGAAACTGGATTTCATAATTTGCAGCACCTTGAGATGTGATCTtttatagaaataaaaaaaaagattggcaCTGCAGTCCTATGCTTCATTGGATGCAAGTATcattcaatgggatttgcttacAAGTCAGTGTTACTAAGACAGCAGCCGGGCAGGTGAATTCCTAAATCTTTTGGCAGCACCAGCATAGATTCCAGCCTGGGCTCCGCAACTAAGGTTGCAATGCTATGTATACTTAACTTTGGAGTCTGTTCTGTTGAACAAGAAGTATTAACACTGCTCAAGGACACACGTCAACCAGAATATAAAAGAACACAACGAAACCTCAGACATTACAAttttcccaaaacagggctgtctttagaAGTTTATGGAAGGTCATATAATTGtttaactctttgacatctgacgggagggcattccacagcgcgagcgccactactgagaaggccctctgcctggttccctgtaacctcacttctctcaatgagggaaccaccagaaggcccttggagctcgacctctgtgtccgggctgactgatggggatggagatgctccttcaggtatacggggccaaagccatttggggctttaaaggtcagcaccagcactttgaattttgctcagaaacatactgggagccgatgtaggtcttttaggactggggagagtcttgagggccagatACAGGTGCCTGGAGGGCTTCATGTAGCCCAAGAGTATGAAGCTCTCCGCTCctagagtagacagtactgagttaatATGGTACAGCGCCACTTCCTGTGCTCTTACATTTACAGCAATGGCTTTCCAAACAACTGTGGTCCCTGGGTTGCTGGGGATCAGAATTGGTGACAGCGTAGATGTAGTTAGAGTATAATCCTAGGTtagtgtgtgaaagagagagagagctgcatgaGAGCTGGGAGATTTGTTGCGCCTCCAGCACAAAACTGCCGGTTGGGTTTTCCACCTCGGCCCCTTTGAAAGTTCATTTTTCACCAATTGCAACTGTCCTTGTCACTTACATTTTGGCTCATTTCAAAACCAGTAATCAAGCCCTTTTTTGTCTCAACTTCTTGCCTCCTTTCATGttgatggagtgggggggggacaacctcACACAGCATACTGGTTGTGGTGAGACATGAGTTGTGAAACTAGGACCTGACCCTGGTTCtgtcttaaaccatggtttactgagATAAAAAAATGTGAAGTGCCTTAAACACTCAGTGCTATATCTCTGGTCTCAAATCCATCTGTATGTTTCCTTTTCTAATTCTTTTCCCATGGTGTAGGCAGCAAAGGCTAGCTGAATTGAAAGCCTTGCAAGCAAAGAATAAATTTGGACACGTTATAGAGATCTCGGGACAGGATTACATCCAAGAAATTACCAAAGCTGGCAAGGATATATGGGTGATACTACACCTGTACAAGCAAGGGTAAGCAAGCATTTCAAGATGACTGCTGTTTGCACACAGTTTTTTCTGCAGCAGGTTTGGTCTTATGAAACTGTCCCCAAACTGGTGGTCTTGCATTTTGTGTTTTAGCCAACTAAACATGCTTCAGCAGACGAGCCTTCCTTTCGCTTTCAGAACCCTGATGTTGGTGTCTGTTGTGCCAGtgaaaggaatttttaaaacacaaaattcaCCCAACTACAGTTCCGTGACATCATCAGGAATTGATTTGCTTTGTTGTTCTAGCCATATAACCAGGAAGGAGGGTAGTTGTGTACGGGCAACAACCATTTTGCAAGTGTTCAAAGCACATgcccgttgctggaaaccaagaAGTGGCAGGAAAAGGATGCATTGCAGGGCAGGGCCGTAGCAGACTTAAATATTTTCCGCTGTCACATGCGATGATCCGGAACGCAACCACCAAGCAAATTGGGGGTGCCTGTGTTGGAAtgggaaaacattttaaaggttGTGGGAAATCTCTCTTCTTTGCAATGGTAGGCATAGatctgagaaccagtgtggtatagtgattGGAGAACCAAGGAGACCTGAattgaaatccccactcagccaagaagatcactaggtgaccttgggtcagtaaCTCTCTCTTAACATAACCTACCACTCTGGGTTGTGGGGAGGATAAACTAGGAGAGTGGAAACTTGACTTCCTTGGAGAAATGatgacataaaaatacaataataatgtaTGTGTCATAGCAGCCTCCGTTTTAAAAGATGCATTCGCCCCTTTTTGTGAGAGAACACATTTGCAAGGCTAAATATGTTCCTATCAGGTTACCTATTCTAGAGatgagcattttttattttttatttttttgcagagtaAGTGCATATCTTTTGCAGAGACATATGGAAAACatggcattttattattttgtaatttcATCCTCCCTATTCTCATGGCTGTTTTTATTAAtaaggaaacaaagaaaaaaatggctCTTTAATGGATTtattccccttttcctttttttaaaaaaataaagtattccCCTTTGTGCCTTGATAAATCAACACTTAAACGGACTTGCAAGGAAGTTCCCAGATGTCAAGTTTATCAAAGCCATTTCGACAACCTGCATACCCAACTATCCTGATAGAAACCTCCCCACAATCTTCGTCTACATTGAAGGGGACATCAAGGCCCAATTTATTGGACCCCTGGTGTTTGGAGGCATGAACCTGACAAGTGATGGTAAGTAGCTGCCTCTTAGACATTGACAAAGGGTCCAAATGGAAGCAACCCAATGTAATTGTCTCATTGTGTCAGGTTTGCACTGATTGGCGGCTTTTATGTGTTTAAAACATTAATAGGTTGCCTTTTGATACTAAATTGATACTCAAAGCGCTTTACAAAGTATGTAGAAACTCTTAAGAATGCAAAGGCAGCAAAGACGACTTACGAGGTAAAGAGTTATCCTATGTACCCAACCATAATTGTAACCTGCCCAGGGGCCTTTATGGTACAAGTGGGTAAGAAATCCTAtaaagaaatacaataaaaacgTACCTGATTGAGACACCGCTGAACATTGTCCACTTAATTTGGTTGTATCTCCACCTCACAACCAAGCTCTGCAAGCCACAGTCTCTGTGGATTTCCCCCCCGACTGTGGAACAAGTCAACTTGCGTAACAGAATCACATtaatttcctcccctctccccttcctttttgTTCTTTCTGCCTAACATAATTGAGGCTGGCTGGTTAGATTGCCATCACAGTTAACAGTGAGACATCTGATTAACTTGAAGTATTGACTTTCTTCCAACTTCTGGGGTGTAAGCCAATTTGAGCCCATGTAATAAAGGCCTGCTGCTAGGTGGGAAGTGTTTCTGGATTGGGGTAGTAAAGAAAAGAAGCAGGAAGTAATGGGGAGCAGCGTGTACGCAttcttgctttttgtttcttaaatCTCTCTTTAAAACAGCAGATGAAACATTAACAGCTGCTTCTGCCTCTCCTGACAACAGTTATAAAGATGACCTTGCTTTTGTCTGTCTGAGAACATGCTGGAGTTTTGAGGCAATTAAAcgtatttcctttttcttcaaaGAGCTCGTGTGGAACTTAGCATTGTAGTAAAAGCAAATTTGAAAACAGCAGATGGGAAGCGCACGTCCCGAAGAGCAGGAACACAGCGATGCTTTTCTTTGTTCCAGCTTGTAAGTCACTGCCGTGTGTCATTCTTCTCTCTTGCATTTTAGAATTGGAGTGGAAGATTTCTGAGTCGGGCGCCATCAAGACAGACCTGGAGGAGAACCCCAGGAAGCAGATCCAGGACCAGCTGATGACTTCCATCAAGTGCTCTGTTccagcaaggagggaggaaagtgaCCCAGAAGATGACTAAGGCCTCGTGTGAAGCTCAGTTCTAGGCCTGATTACTCTGAAGTTAGTCTGActgcattcagtgggacttgacTTCCATGTAAAGAGTGCATGTGATTGAAGCCCCTTAAATACCACTGatgggtttttgcttttgcttttagatTTTACTAAAGAAGTCGTGGTTATGTGGAGGCTTTCAGAGCAGTAAATTGGAGGAAATTGAAAAGGCTTCCTGATGACTCAGGCGCTTGTTGTGGACATTCCCTACAGTGGACATAACTACCAACAGTACAttcaccctccaggtgtttgctTGTTCTCTTTCCTCTGTTGGGTGACAACTCTCTCCTCTGTACCAGAGTCATTTTAAGCACAGAGAGTGCTTGGTCATTTCTATGCTTTTGACAAAGACCAACAACTCCACTATTGTTGGGAAAAGGCTATAATGCAAATCTTGATTCTCAAATAAAAATACATGATTAATTTTTAAAGGGCTATGTGGAACATTGTGTATATTCTATTGGGCAGATAGAACTGTGGAAGGCTAATATTGCTGCCAAGGTCTCAGAATTACAGTGAGAATATTTGTATATTTACTTAAAATCTTGAAGAaaactctgatttttttttactgtctcATGGAGATGCagtgtgttttattctgttcttgAAATGTAACAGAAGGATATTTTTAAACAGTTAAATTTGTCCCGCGCCCAATGTAATAGATTTTGGTAAAACTAGTGCAATTGCATATCTGTTTTCTCGGAAGCAAGTCCCCCCTCCATGCTCAGtagaacttactcccaagtaaacatgtaCAGTATATACTGCAGCTTTAGTGGCTGAGCATCTATCTACCACCCCCTTGTCCTCCTCCCCCATGAAGAAATGCTTTTCGGTCTTGTATTGAAAGTAGGTAAATTACGGCCGCTATAAATATCTTTTCTTGTCCATAAAAGTTGTAATAAAAATGATGCAGTAGAATGCAGTCAATCTTCAGGCTTCTGGATATTTTATTGAGTAAATATAATTGCCAATCCGAACATGCAGAAAGACCATTTGGACTGTGCCATTTTAGACTGGAAGTGAGGAATcagcatagaatcatacagttttAGAGATTGCAGGGGAATCTggaggtcatctggtccaacttgATTCATGTTGCAAAATTGCTTCAAGAAACTGCTCATAGAAAGATAAAATACCCTCTttcctgacatgctagcttttcTTGTGCAGGAAAGCTTTTCTCATGTGAGGGAGTATTCACCTATAGCCTGACATCCTataatactatactatactactacTCTGCTCCAATAAAGAACTCTACAAAAAGTTATGTCAAATTATTTGAGCCTTCCTCAACACTTTAAGAGTGACTTTTCATGTAACATTTTGAAACTGGATAAATATACATGCTGCCATAGGTACATGTTGAAATAGCTAGTTTTTATCTGCAAATATGTACGGAAGGATTGAGCCCTCACTTCATAGAACCATGTGGTTGGAAAAAGTCttgtagaccagtgttccccaaccttgggcctccagctgtttttggactacagctcccatcatccctagctagcaaggccagtggtcagggatgatgggagttgtaggccaaaaacagctgggggcccaaggttggggaacactgttgTAGACCATTTTGCACAACTCCCTTCAGGAAACCTTGAGCATCTCCATCAGATGGTTCATCTGCCTATGCTTGAAGAGGTCTAGGAAGGGCAAACTCGCCCCCGGCCCCAGGTAATCGGTTCCATTGTTAAACTGTTCCCCCTATCAAGAAATTCTAACGTTCAACCATATTGGACCATTGGATCCTGCCTCTGACCATTGGAGGGGGTACTGGGGGCACATTACAACAACCATTTAAATTCCTGTGCACTTTTCAACAAGTGGTGGCATTAAGGAAAAAATACTTAGGTACCACTTCCACTGTATTCCACACGATTGTGTATAATCTTAAATTTGGGCCTTCGCATAATTATTTTGCATGTGCAAGTATTTTACATCACTggagaaagcattttttaaaatttgattgtATTTCCTGTCTCAGATGAAGTTAATATTTCTTAACAGTACTGTATTAAACATTGCCCACTAACAATGTTCTCTGGGTGGcttataataaaaacataaaaataccatCATCAACCATAAGGATATAACATGACTGTGGAGAACAAAGATGAAATATTTGGTTTAAGAAGCCTATGAGAGGTTGCAGTCTGAAAGGAGCCTATGTGAGAAGGTATAGAAATGGGCAGTTAGAGAAGACTGCAATATATCTCTTCTCCTTGTTTCTTCGCTCTTACACCTGTGCAAGAACAATTTCCTGTCTTGTGCTCCATTTCTCTCATGCTAATCAAAGGCTTATAGTAAAAATGAGATATCTGCAGGACGCGGCTAATGAGAGA of the Lacerta agilis isolate rLacAgi1 chromosome 4, rLacAgi1.pri, whole genome shotgun sequence genome contains:
- the PDCL3 gene encoding phosducin-like protein 3, which produces MQDPNADTEWNDILRKKGILPPKEKLKEQEQAEEEREQQLIQQKSVVKTYEDMTLEELEENEDEFSEDDERAMEMYRQQRLAELKALQAKNKFGHVIEISGQDYIQEITKAGKDIWVILHLYKQGIPLCALINQHLNGLARKFPDVKFIKAISTTCIPNYPDRNLPTIFVYIEGDIKAQFIGPLVFGGMNLTSDELEWKISESGAIKTDLEENPRKQIQDQLMTSIKCSVPARREESDPEDD